A genomic window from Rattus norvegicus strain BN/NHsdMcwi chromosome 9, GRCr8, whole genome shotgun sequence includes:
- the Ccnd3 gene encoding G1/S-specific cyclin-D3 isoform X1, with the protein MELLCCEGTRHAPRAGPDPRLLGDQRVLQSLLRLEERYVPRASYFQCVQKEIKPHMRKMLAYWMLEVCEEQRCEEDVFPLAMNYLDRYLSCVPTRKAQLQLLGTVCLLLASKLRETTPLTIEKLCIYTDQAVAPWQLREWEVLVLGKLKWDLAAVIAHDFLALILHRLSLPSDRQALVKKHAQTFLALCATDYTFAMYPPSMIATGSIGAAVLGLGACSMSADELTELLAGITGTEVDCLRACQEQIEAALRESLREAAQTAPSPVPKAPRGSSSQGPSQTSTPTDVTAIHL; encoded by the exons ATGGAGCTGCTGTGTTGCGAGGGCACCCGGCACGCGCCCCGGGCCGGGCCCGACCCGCGGCTACTGGGGGACCAGCGTGTCCTGCAGAGTTTGCTCCGCTTGGAGGAGCGCTACGTGCCGCGAGCCTCCTACTTCCAGTGCGTGCAAAAGGAGATCAAGCCGCACATGCGGAAGATGCTGGCGTACTGGATGCTGGAG GTGTGTGAGGAGCAGCGCTGCGAGGAGGATGTCTTCCCTCTGGCTATGAACTACCTGGATCGCTACCTGTCCTGCGTCCCCACCCGAAAGGCGCAACTGCAGCTTCTAGGTACCGTCTGCCTGTTGCTGGCCTCCAAGCTGCGCGAAACCACGCCCCTGACTATTGAGAAGCTCTGCATCTATACGGACCAAGCTGTGGCTCCCTGGCAGTTGCGG GAATGGGAGGTGCTGGTCCTGGGGAAGCTCAAGTGGGACCTGGCTGCTGTGATTGCGCACGACTTCCTGGCCCTGATTCTGCACCGCCTCTCTCTGCCCAGTGACCGGCAGGCACTGGTCAAAAAGCATGCTCAGACCTTTTTGGCCCTCTGTGCCACAG ATTACACCTTTGCGATGTACCCTCCATCCATGATCGCCACGGGCAGCATCGGGGCTGCAGTGCTAGGCCTGGGTGCCTGCTCTATGTCTGCAGATGAGCTCACAGAGCTGCTGGCGGGAATCACAGGCACTGAAGTG GACTGCCTGCGTGCCTGCCAGGAGCAGATCGAAGCTGCCCTCAGGGAGAGCCTCAGGGAAGCTGCTCAGACAGCCCCCAGCCCCGTGCCCAAAGCCCCCCGGGGCTCTAGCAGCCAGGGGCCCAGTCAGACCAGCACTCCCACAGATGTCACAGCCATCCACCTGTAG